The Maridesulfovibrio salexigens DSM 2638 region GACCAGCCATGATAACTCTCTTGAGATATGCTCCCTGCTTAAAAAAGATATGGGTATTGATATTCTTGCCCATTTGACCTGTGTCGGTGCCAGTGAACAGTCCATTGACGAGTTTGTCTCCCGTCTGTGTGAAACCGGGGTTTCGGATATTCTGGCTCTCGGCGGTGACGGGGTTAAGGATGCAAATGGTGAAGGACAGAGCCGTTTCTTTCATGCTTCTGACCTTGTGGAATATGTTGATGATAAATTTTCTGAAGTTGGGATTGCTGTTGCCGGCTATCCGGGAGGTCATCCTGAATCTCCATCCATTGCCAAGGATATTGAAATCCATAACTCCAAGTTGTCCAAGGGAGCGGATTTCACCATGACCCAGCTTTTCTTCGATAACAGGCTTTACTTCGATTACGTGGACAGGCTGGCAGAACTTGGCAGTACAGCTCCGGTGATTCCCGGTGTTCTGCCCATCCAGTCTTTAAGTTCTTTGCGCCGGATTATGTCTCTTTGCGGCGCAGGCATTCCCGGTGATCTTTATTGCGGTGTGGAAAAGGCTTTTGAAAAGGGCGGTGATGAAGCGGTCATGGAATTCGGTTTTGACTTCGCCCGTAAACAGATCTCAGACTTGTTGGATAGAGGGGCGCCGGGTGTTCATATTTATAGTCTGAACCGTGCAGCAATGTGCGAGAGATTGATTACTGACCTTAAAGGTGACGGATATTTTAATTAAACACCTTCCTCCCCTGCTTGGAAGCCCTGTGCGACTAACTCCCGCACAGGGCTTCTTTGTTTTTAGAGAAATCCCTTGAATGCATCGGCGATCTGGGCGGCTGTTTTTACCCGCGCCGGACCGTTTTCAATGATGAAGGGTAGAATTTTATCGGAATAGTTTCCCAACCCGGAAAGCAGGGTTTCGCTGAGGCCCTTAGAGGAAGGGGAGGCGATAAAGTCTTTGATCTCTGTGTAGAGGGTTTTGGCTTCGCTTACGGAATTGTTGCCGGATGTGTAGGCGGTGGAGGCATGATCGTATACTTGCTTAGCCTTATCAAAGCTGCCGGGAGTAGTGATTATTTTGGTAAGTTTGGAGGTCAGGGAAGAGTCTGTTGTTCCGGCATCCATGCTTTCGGAAAATCCTACCAGCTTGGCAAGTCTGGTGAAGGTGGAGCCGGAGTTGATGTCGCCGAGCTGTGAAGTCAGGGCCGCGCCTTCATCAGGATTAATCAGGCTCATGGTCACGGTCTGGGCATCCACAAGGTTTTCTGTGGAATCGTAGAAACCGCTGTAGACGCTCTTTGCCCGGTCAAGCAGGCTAGCACCTTCTGCTGCGCTTTTTGCTGTTTCAGCGGAAGAAGACAGATCGTTCAGGCTGAATGCCAACACAGTAGAGGCCTGAAAAAGCATACATGCAACGGCCAACAGGGAAACAGTTATCATACGGGAACGGTAATTTTTCATTTTTATTTCTCCATGTTCATTTGGTTTAGGTCTGCAGTATACTTTATTGTTGGGATATTTCCATTAGAAAAGCCGCAACTTCTTCAGAAGTTGCGGCTTTTTTTTGTAAACTTATTGGAGTTACTGGGCGTCATGAGTATTGCGGACTGCCATGGCGTGGGTCAGGCGGTCAATGATGATCGCCAGAAATACGATGGAAAGTCCGGCCTCAAAGCCCATGCCGATATCAATGCGGTTGATTGCTACCAGTACTTCCATACCCAGCCCTTTAGCTCCGATCATGGAGGCTACAACAACCATTGCCAGTGCCATCATGGTGGTCTGGTTGATGCCGACAACTATGGTCGGCCTTGCCAAAGGCAGCTGCACCTTGAACAAAGTCTGCATGGGAGTCGCACCAAAGGCCCGGGCCGCTTCGATTACGTCCTTGGGAACCTCGCGGATACCTACATTGGTGAGGCGGATAATCGGAGGCATTGAGTAAATGATCGTTGCGAAAAGCGCTGGAACCTTTCCAAGGCCGAAGAGCATCATTACCGGGATAAGGTAAACAAAGCTCGGCATAGTCTGCATGGCATCGAGAATCGGTTTGATGATGGTTTCCACGCGGTCACTTCTTGCCATCCAGATTCCGACGGGAATCCCTACTAAAAGTGATATGGCAACCGCACCGGTGACCAGTGCCAGAGTCATCATGGTCAGCTTCCAGTATCCGAAGCAACCGATGACAAAAAGCATGGCTGACATGCCCAGTCCTCTTTTCCAACTGCCGAGCAGCCACCATCCGACTGCGCCGACACCGATTATCATTACAAACCACGGGATCATGAGGAAGAATTGCTGCAAAGCAATAAGCATTTGCAAAAGAACATGGCCCAGAGCATCAAAAAAAGATCCCCAGTTATCCATGACCCATGTCATAGCTGTGTTTACCCAGTCAGCCAGTGGTATTTCCAGAGTCTTTGGAAATTTATACATTATTAAAATCCAGTTGTTGTGTTTTAATTCAGTGCGGCCTTGATCTTGGCAGCTCTATCAGCGGAAACCCACTTGGTCCAAACGTCTTCCTTGGTTTTCAGGAACCACTCAGCAACCTCTTCAAGGCTCGCATTCTCATTTTTCATGTATGCGAGACACTCGTTGGTCATGGCCATGGTTGTTTCGTATTTTTTGAACATTTCAATAATTTCAGGAGCACGTTCCATCAAGGATTTGCCGACGATGATGTTAACATCGGAGTTGGGGTACAGGCAGAGTCTGGTATCATTCCATACTTTGGGATCATAAGGGGCTTCTTCAAGGAAAGTCATGTCGATCATGCCCATTACCCAAGTGGGGCCCCAGTAATAACCAACCCAGCCTTTACCGCGTTTGTAAGCGGAAACCATGGAGCCGGCCAGTGCGGCATCTGAACCGGGGGCGAGAAAGTTAAAATTATCATCCAGGCCGTAGTTTTTAAGCTTTTGCTCTGTTTTTTGGGTGGCGGTCCATCCGGTAACGCCGGAATATATGAGCCCCATGGAAGGATCTTCGGGATCTTTGAAATATTCAGGGTACTTGGCGAGGTCGGCAACGGTTTTGAGATCCGGTGTCATGGGCTTGATGCCGCGCTTAGGGTCACCCTTGATCATGTATGTGGGAACCATCAGTCCTTCACGGGCATCCTTGAAGTTCGGGCCAAGGTCAAAAAGTGTTCCGGCCTTGATGCCTTTATCGTAAAGGTGCTGGGAGTTTGATGTCCATGATTCCATGTCTACGTCCATGTCGTCACGCATGATTGCTTCATATGCAATAGCGGTTCCGGCCGGTATGTATTCAACTTCAGTGCCGTATCCATGCTCAATGATGAATCCGGCAATGCGGTTATGGATCTGGATGCTGTCCCAGTTGAGGTCGGCGAAGATGACCGGCTTGTCAGCTGCCTGTGCAGAATTAACGGGCATAATGCTTATGATTGCAGCAAAAACAAAGCCTGCAACCCAAAGCATTGCGTGTGATTTAATTGTATTCATAACTAAAAATCCTCCAAAAATATTAAATTGACGGGTCCGGTCCATATTCAGCCACAGCAGCAATCAGGTTGCCGCTGACCACAACGCCGATGAACTCATTGTTGGTGTCTATTACGGCAAGGGGCCAATCGGATTCGGACATCATGGGATATAATTCAAGTGCGGGGGTCTCAGCGGAGACACTGCGGGCAGGTTTAATTATATCTTCAAGTTTCTTATCACCGCTTTCGACTGCTTTGGCTGCATCGGCGGCATGGACAATGCCGAGCAGGTTGTCGTCGGCATTAAGTGCAAATATGGAAGAAATGCTGTTCTTGCGCATCTTACGCAGGGCCGCACGCGGTCCGTCAGCGGCAACGTAAACAACAGCTTCCGCTTTTTTCATGACATTTTCAGCGGTGAGCACCTTTGTGGCGTCCACGTCTTCTACAAAACGTCTGACATAGTCGTTGGCGGGTTCTGTGAGGATTTCTTCAGGGGTGCCGGTCTGGACGATTATGCCGTCCTTCATGAGTACAATACGGTCACCCAACTTCAGGGCTTCATCGAGGTCATGGCTGATGAATATGATTGTTTTGTGCATCCGCTTTTGCAGCTTGATCAATTCATCCTGCATGTCGCGGCGGATGAGCGGGTCGAGAGCGGAGAATGCTTCGTCCATGAGCAGTATGTCCGGGTCAAGGGCGAGGGCTCTTGCGAGTCCTACTCTCTGCTGCATACCGCCGGATAATTGTGAGGGGTAACTGTTTCCCCAGCCATCAAGACCGACCTGAGCCAGCATTGCTTCGGAAACTTTCCGTTTCTCGTCAGCCGGTTTGCCCATCAGGTCCAGACCGAATTCCACATTTTCATAAATTGTTTTGTGGGGGAGCAGGGCAAAGTTCTGGAAGACCATGCCAAGTTTTTTTTGACTTAATTTCCGCATTTCCGGTGCATCAAGTGTTGTAATGTCTACACCGTCCACAAGAATTCTGCCGTCTGTCGGTTCGATGAGGCGGTTTATGCAGCGCACCAGTGTTGACTTACCGCTGCCGGAAAGTCCCATGATAACGAGGAGTTCTCCTTCATTGGCAGAAAAGGAAGCCTGATTGACTCCTACGCTGAGCCCCGTTTGATTAAAAATTGTTTCTTTATCCAGTCCTTCGCGGACTAATTTTAAACCCTTCTGTGGATTTGTTCCGAAGATTTTTGTGACGTTCTCAACAACTAATTTTTTCATTTAATAACGATGCCCGTAGGCCTTGTTTGAATTTACAAAGAAGGCAAAAGGGTAACATAAGGAAAGTATATGTCAAATTAGCTTAAGATAGTATTGCTAATGTATTTTGTGATGTTGTTTTTACTGTTTTTAAAGTTGTATCTGTTTGTGGTATAGTTGTGTTTGCTGATGAATAAAAAAATAAAAAATACAACATGATTTTGGCTGTATTGTCTAAGAGTAACATTATGAATGTACTGTTTCTGCTTTGAAAAATGCAGTTTGAGTAGAAAAATAAAGAAAGGCGTGCGTTTTGCGTAAGGAAGGGCTTAAAAACGAAAAAAGCCGCAACTTTCGTTGCGGCTTTCTTTGTTTACGAGTGGTGCCGAAGAGAAGACTCGAACTTCCACGGAGAAACCTCCACTAGACCCTGAACCTAGCGTGTCTACCAATTCCACCACTTCGGCACTCGGTAGAGAAGTGTTTATTGATTTCGACCTGCTTTGGCAAGAACTTTTTTTGTTAAATTGTAAATAAATTGTAAAAAAGCTGCTCTCGATAAAAAAGTGTCACTCAAAAAGTAATAGTTTTCTAATTGTGGCCCCCGTTTTCTCTTGTTATAGAAAGCCTAGTAAGAAAATTAATAAGGGGGATATTCATGGACCCGTCCACGCTGGTTCCGGCTGCTATTGGTATTTCAGTTCACCCTATCTGGCCGGTAACTCTTTCAATCATTACTTTTTCCGTTCACCTGTTGCTTATGAATGCGGTTTTCGGGGGAGCGGCGATCGTCTTTGTTCACTCTCTTTCCGGAGGAACAGCGATTTCCAAAAATATTTCCAAGAAATTGCCGACACTGCTGGCTCTGGCAATTAATGCCGGAGTGCCGCCGCTCTTGTTTCTGCAAGCAGTGTACGGTCAGTTCAGCTATGTTTCCTCAATTCTCATGGCTGTTTTCTGGCTGGCGGTGATTGCTGCCCTCATCTGCGGCTATTATGGTTTGTATTTTCATAACTACCGCTATGAAAAACTGGGTGTCTCAGGACGCAGTCTGACCATGCTGGCAGTGCTCTGTATGATTGTCTACATCGGCTTCATGCTTTCCAATAAAATGACCCTGATGCTGCGCCCGGAGGTCTGGTCTGAATATTTTACTGATCCGCACGGATTCAACCTCAACCTGAGTGATCCGGTTCTTTACCCGCGCTTTATGCATTTTGCCATATCCGCGTTGGCTGTGGGCGGACTCTTTGTTGCCTTAGTGGGCAAGCGGAAAGGTTATTCAGACTTTGTTGATACGGGAATGAAATGGTTCTCACGGTCAACATTAGTGAATGTACTTATGGGGTTCTGGTTTCTGGTGGCCCTGCCCAAAGAAATAATGCTTATCTTTATGGGCGGTGATATTCTTGCCACGGTTTTGCTTTGTGTGGGATTGCTCGCAACTTTTGCCATGCTTCACGCCGGATTCACCAAGAACGTTTACTGGGGCGTAGCTGCAACGGTTTTTATTGTGCCGGTCATGGCTGTTATGCGTCATCTTGTCCGCCAGAAATATCTGGAACCGTATTTTACACTTGATACCGCCCCCGTGTCAGGGCAGTGGTCTCCCTTCATACTTTTTGTTGTCTCCCTTATTGCAGGCGGATTTTGCATCGTCTACATGCTGAAACTCATGCGCAAGGCTGAAAGGAGTTAATGATGGAATATCCAATCTGGCATTTAACTACTTTCGGCGGTGGGTTCTGGATCGCGGTCATTGCTACAATCCATGTTTTCGTGGCTCAGTTTGCCGTTGGTGGCGGGCTGTTTTTAGTCGTCACAGAAAAACTGGCCTACAAGACTGAATCAGGCGAGTTGCTTGATTACGTTAAAAAACATTCTAAATTCTTTCTGCTTCTTACGATGGTTTTCGGGGGCGGGACCGGGGTTGCTCTCTGGTTTACCATGGCTCTTCTCAGTCCGCAGGGAACCCTTGTGCTGGTCCGCGAGTTTCTCTTTGCATGGGCTACGGAATGGGTCTGGTTCGTGGGTGAGATCGTTGCCCTGCTTATCTATTATTACTATTGGGATAAGATGAACCGCAGGGATCATCTGATTATCGGCTGGTTCTATTTCATTTTTGCTTTCCTGTCTCTTTTTACCATCAACGGTGTGGTTTCCTTCATGCTCACCCCCGGAGTCTGGGAGGAAACCAGAAGTTTCTGGGATGCCATTTTCAACCCCACTTTCTGGCCCGCACTCTTTTTCCGTACCGCACTTTGCGGCATGCTTGCCGGACTGTTCGGTTTTGTGACTGCGGCACGGATCAAGGATAAGGACCTGCGTTGCATGCTGGTCCGTTTTTGCGGCATCTGGACCCTGACCGGATTGGTTCTGACCGTATTTTCCGGTTACTGGTATATGGGCAGTATCCCCGCGGAGCAGATTATGCTGGTGGTCCATAAGTCACATCGCGTGGCTTATTTCATGGAAGTATTTAAGTACACTGCTCCGGTTCTCCTTTTCGGTGGTCTGTTCATGGCTATCTGTGCCCCGCGCCGGGTTAATTTCAGCTCGGCAATGGTAATGCTGGTGGTGGCTTTGATGTTTTACGGTTCCTTCGAGTTCATGCGCGAGGCCGGCCGTAAGCCCTATGTTGTCTGGGGTGAGGTCTATTCCACCAACATCACCGTGGAGCAGGCAAAGAAGCTGCACGGTGAGTCCATTCTGCAAAATGCTAAATGGATTCCGCAGGACCTGCGCGAGATTACTGATCAGAACCGCTTGAAAGCCGGATCATGGCTTTATCAGATGGAGTGCGGTCCGTGTCATGCTATTAACGGCCCCATGAATGATATTGTGCCCCGTACATCAAAATACACTACTGCTGGGCTGGATGCTTTTATCTCCGGCATGGGCAAGGTTAATAAGTATATGTCGGAATTTATGGGTAATGCTGAAGAACGCAGAGTTCTTGCCGAATATATCCATTCTGTCGGTTCGGGATACGATCCTGTTCTGCCGGAAACTGAAGAAGCAGAGCTGAGTCCCGGGCCCTTCAAAGCTGAGCAGGAATATGTGCTCATGGCTTGGTCGCTGGAAGGATTGCGTTTGATCATCGATAAAGATCGCGCCATGTCCATCTCAGACAAGGGCAGCACAGTACGCGCTCAGCTCTTGCTGCGTGGAGATCCACCCGAAGTTGTCACTGATGATGTAAAAATCGTCTGCAAGCCGCAGGGTATGGATAAGAGTTTTGAACTTGCGGTTAAGGACGGTTATTTTCAGTCCGGTCCCATAGAAATACTGCCTTACACCAAGGAAGCCTATCAGCCCTTGCCCCCGGTGGAAGTTCAGGCTTTTGATGCGAATGGAAATGTTCTCGCAAGTACAACTATCGTGCTTCCGGTCTCTACCCGTCCGGGCTGCAACAATTGTCACGGCGGAGGTTGGGATATACCGGAGCAGGGTGGATTTTCCGCTCGCACAGCGATGGATATCGCCGGGGTGCATGACCGCGATAACAAAACCAACTTTAGGCAGCGGTTAAAGGATAACGAGATCATTGACTGCATGGGATGCCACGACGGTGAATTGCAGCTTAATCTGTCCACCGCTCTGCACGGTTTTCATGCTGTTTATCTTTCAGGCAGGGAGAACGATGCGTGCATGATGTGCCATCCGCAGGAAAGTCTGCGCGGTGTTCATGTTGATGCCGGAATGGAATGCGTGAATTGCCACGGCTCTATGGAGAATCATTCTCTAGCTCTGCTTAAAGGTGAAGAACAGAAGCCTGCAGCCAAGGAACTTATTAAACTGATTACTCCGGTTGATTATGAGCTTGAAGAAATCAATGCACGTCAGCCTAATGAGCAGCAGCCTGATTGTCTGACCTGTCACGTTGAATTCGCTGACCCTGATTCGGATTCTGCCTTTAACAAGTGGACTGAGGACAGCTCCGGCTTGTTCCGCAATCGCAAGGATGAAATGGATGCCGTGATGTGTGCTGCATGTCATAACGCACCGCATGCAATCTTCCCGGCAGCAAACGAGCGCGACAATCTGCGTCCGCTACAATATATGGGTGAAGCGCAGCCCATAGGAGCAGCCGGAACATGTACGGTCTGCCATGAGGACGATATGGGCTATCCGGCCCACCACCCCGGAATGGGATTGGAAGAGTAAACAAATAAAGCCCGGTTCGAACATAGTTCGAACCGGGCTTTTAAATGGTATTTTCTAGGTGCGAAACGGCGAAGCCCAATAAAAGGGGTTAAGCCGCCGGAGGCAAACTAGCCGCGTTTGAGCAAAGGTCTTTCGTTTTTGGAAGCCCTGTTCACAGCGCGCATTACGTTATCGGAATCACCTGCGGGTACGGTGAAGGTGGACTGGCGTCCCTGAATCTTCACGTGCTGGATGCGCACGGGGTTGATGCGTGCGCGGCGGCAGATCATGTCTACCAGTTTACGCGGGGTCATGCCGTGTGCACGGCCGATGTGCGCGGTGAAGCGTACACGACCACGGTTTGCTGCGGGTCCGCCGCACTCTTCGATTTTACGGTAGCTGCGTTTGTCGAGAACGCCGCCCTGAGAATGCTTGAGCAGTGCTGCAACAGCTTCAATAGGATCAACGCCTTCGAGCAATTCGTGGGCGAGATCAAGGTATGAAAGATGCTTGCCGGCTTCAACGATTTCGCTAAGCTCTGCACCCATGCGGGATTTTTTCACATCGATAACCTGATCGATGGTCGGCAGGGGTTTCTTGTCTACGCGGAGCTTGGTGATCTTGGTGATGTAGCGCAGTTTACCGAATTCGCGGGGGGTAATCAGGGTTACAGCAACACCTTTTTTACCAGCACGACCGGTACGGCCTACGCGGTGCACAAAGCTCTGCGGATCCTGCGGCAGGGCGAAGTTAACAACGTGTGAAAGGTCGGGAACGTCGATACCACGGGCGGCAACGTCGGTAGCCACGAGGATTTTACAGCGGCGTTTGCGGAAACGCATGAGGATATCTTCGCGGCGGGCCTGAGAAAGATCACCGTGAATGGGTTCGGCAGGGTAGCCGCGCTCAGCAAGAGTTCCTGCTACGCGGTCTGCATCTGCACGGGTGCGGCAGAAGACCAGACCGTAAAATTCGGGCTGCGCATCAACAACACGGCAGAGTGCTTCAAAACGGTCACGCTCGTTTACTTCGTGAAAAATGAGTTCGGTCAGCGGTGCTTCGTCTTTTTCGCGCTTTACAGAAACCACATCGTAATCGCCCATAAATTTCTTGGCGATGTTCATTACTTCGCGGGGCATGGTAGCGGAGAAAAGCAGGGTACGGCGATCTTCACCGGCATTTTCCATGATCTCGGATACTTCTTCAAGGAAGCCCATGTTGCACATTTCGTCAGCTTCATCGAGTACGAAGTTGTTGATCTGGGAAAGGTCGAGGGTCTTTCTGCGGATGTGGTCCAGAACACGGCCTGGAGTACCGACAACGATGTCCGCGCCGCGTTTGAGTGCTTTCAGCTGCGGAAGCATGGGCTGTCCACCATAAACAGTGGCTACGAAAACTTTGCGTGAGCCGCGGAAAGAAATGATTTCATCCGCAACCTGCATAGCCAGTTCGCGGGTGGGGGTCAGGACGATGGCCTGAACGTGTCCTGCGCCTTCGCGGACATTTTCAATGATAGGCAGGCCGAAAGCTGCGGTCTTACCGGTACCAGTCTGAGCCTGACCTACGATGTCCTTTTCACCGGAAAGGAGCATGGGAATGGTTTTTTCCTGAATAGGGGTGGGCGCGGTGAAGCCTTTTTTCTCAAGTGCTTCAATAATGGCATCGGAAAGGCCGAGGTTTCTAAATTTTTCCATGATGTATGTATCTCTCTAAAATGTAGTGAAAATAAAAGTTGTATTTAAAAGGGCAATAAAACATGAGCGCGTCTCAGTTCTCAACTGGGCGCGTGTTAATTCCCGTTTCAGCTGGGCCGGATTTATTAAATCGGGTCGTTTGTTATCACTGGCAAAAGTACAGCAACACGAATCAGCAAACCGCACGTGCGGCCTGATCCGGGGATGTTCCGGTCTTGCGGAAATGGGGGTGAAAAACAAAGCAAGGCCCGCCCCTTAAATGCAGGGGAGGCTTCTAGCTACCGTAATTAATGTCCGGTATTTTTGGAGGGACCGTCCGGTTATCTCGATCTACAAAAGGTGGGTAAAAAAACTCACAAAGGCAGATCGTACTTTTTCCTGAAACAGCGAGGCGAACTGCCTGCATAACTGGTCCCAATCTCTTAATTAGGTTTCAGGAAAATCGTCACATAAGGACGATGTACGAAGCAAGTACACTGCCCTTGTCTTAAAACTCGGGTCTCTCTGGACCCAAAACAACCGGATATGGACGGACGCGAGGAGCTTTAAGCACCGAATTGATGTTGGGTCAAGGGTTTTCTTTAGGAAGTAATGTTGACTTTGATTATATACTGATTAAATATTCTTCTATAATTTTTGGGTTGTTAAATATAGTTTGTTCTAAAAAAGGAGATTCGCTATGGGCGATAAAATTGTAGCTGGTATGTATTTGTCCGGCAATTCGTGCAGAATTGTTGCAGTGGGTGGGAATAAGGAATCTCATGAGGTTTTAGATGTTAAAACCAATAAGATATCGATTAATAAAAACCCCTCAAGTTCTGATGCTGTAAATTTTGCAAATTCTATTCAGGATTATTGTGATGAAAATGGTGTTGATAAGATTGTTTATAATAAAAGAATCTCAAAAGGTAAAATGGCTAGTAGTGAAGAATCATTTATTATGGAAGGGGTAATCTTGGCTTCTGTCTCTGTTGAGGCTGAGCGTGTACATTCGAAAACACTGAAAGCAACGCAGGACAAGTTTGGAGATTTGAAGACAGAAAAGCCCTCCACTGCAGATTTAGGAAGGGCATATGATTTTGCCTTTGAGGGACTTGATTAACTTATAAAGAGAAAGCCGCAACCAAGGTTGCGGCTTTTTCGTTCCTCTTACCCCTCCCCCCCCAATTACCTACCAACCAACTTCCCACAAAATTCTATTGAAATTAAATTCCCTCTCACATAGATTCCCGTCAGGACTCTTAACAGTTTGGAGGCATTATGAAACTGTTGAAAACTGGTGAAATACGCGGAGCGGTTGAGCGTTGCGAGCCTGAGAGGATCGCTGTTGCGTATGTTGGGTTGGACTGGGAGAAATTTATCGACAAAGAGAAAGTTAAAGAAGTCGTGGTTTCTCCCACTGAAGGGTCAAATCCAAAGGGGATTCAGTCCCTTGTGGATTGCCTTTCATGGGAAAACGTACACTTTTTGGATAACCTTCATTGCAAATTTTATATTGGCGAACAGTCCGCCGTACTTGGAAGCCCCAACTTAAGTAGAAACGGAATCGCGGAAACGGGGTTGGAAGAAGCTGCTGTGGAAATTACTGATCTGCGGGAAATTGAAAATCTCAGCTCCTATTTTTCTGAAATCAAGCAGAGCGCCATGGAGAAATATCCTGCGGAGGAAATGAAAAAGCAGGCCCTTTCTGATCTTTATAATATATGGCGTGAACGCGAGAGAAGCAGAGGTGCTGAGGAAATTGAGGAGGACGGCGAGGAACTTCTTGATTTTGCGGTGCTTAGCGAAACTGACTTTTATATTGCATGGTACGGTGACAGCGACAACGTTGAATACAGCGGCGACATTGAAAACTACGAAAGTCTTATTGATGATGAAATGCATCTGGCTGCCGGCGATAAGATCAGAAAAGGAAAGTGGGTTCTTTGCTGGAAGATCAATGAGAATAATCAGCCGAATATGCAGGTGAAGCCGCACTGGTTGTTTATTGATGAGCTGTTTGAAAATGCCGCCTATCTCAAAGATGAAAAGTACGACTATACTACTGTCGCGGTAATGCGCTCGGACAAGGAACCGGTCAAACCGCCGTTTGAACTTACCCCCAATGTTATTCGTGCTTTTAAGGAACTGATCAGTTCAGATAAGTACTTGAGCACATTTGTCGGCGGAGAAGGCGTTTTTTATATTAAGGATACATTTCCGGTGTTCAAGCAGTTTATGGCTGACTGGAAAAAGATGGTTTCCTGATCTTAAAGTAAAACTGTGGAACGCAAAAAAGCCGCAACATTTGTTGCGGCTTTTTGATTTTATTGAAGCGTTGAGTCAGTTCATCCCTGCCTTCATCTTCTCAGCATTTAAAATCGTCCATGAATCAGCGTTCGGATTAAACATCCCCGCTTGAGTTAGTATCTTATGGATGAAACCTTGTTTGCGCAGTTCTTTAATTCCTTTTTGTAAAGCCTCATATATTTTTTCACCTTCGGGATGGGTTTTGGAAATAAAGAAATGCCTGCTTTCTAATAGTGAAAACTTTATCTCCGGAATTGGGACAAGATGTACTCCGTAGAGGGTCATGCTGGAATCCTTGGCGTTTGATATCTCTAACGGAATCCAGTCAGCACGTCCTGCTCTAATCATTTTGATCATGCATTCGAAGGTTGGTGCATCTATTAAGTTTGTGATGCCCATGTCCCTAAGGACCTTTTTATCATTGTGCCAATGTTGTCCCACAATTCCTTTGCCGTTTAAGTTGATTTCTTTTGCATTGGTGCAAGATAGTAGAGCTGCATTAGATGCAAGGCAGTAGAAGGCTTTTTGAAATTCTCCAAATCTTGTGATCGGATCGCTAACTAGAAAATTTTTTTTATATCTTGGAACATTCAAAGTATTCAGGTTTAGTTGATGGGGGTAAAAAACCACCAGACCATTTGCCGCGTCTTCGGTGGCTCGTCTGCTGTTGGGGATAGCTTTAAAAATAAATACCGGTTCTATTCCGCCAAGTTTAATGGCTTTCTGAGCAATTATAACATCTGCGAGAGACCTGCTGATCTTAGAAGTCGGTAATTCTTCCAGAAGGTAAGGGTGTTTTCCTGTGTGCAAAAGTAATTCATTGTAGCTATCGAGTGTGTCTTGCTGGATAGTAACAGGTATTAGCGTCTTTCCTTGGCTTGGATACGGAAAAGAAAGGAGTATGATAAATAGTAAAAAAAGTGTTTTTTTCATATATAAGTGATCTTAGTTATAATTGTCATAAGCTTAGGGTGGTGTGGCACGAAAGTGGGATGATGTAAAGAGGGCCGCGGGAGTATGAGGATAAAACGCAAAAAAGCCACAACATTTGTTGCGGCTTTTTTGATTCTTCTTGCTAGACCGAATCCTATAAAACCAATTCCTGATTAGGCTTGAATGATCCGGGGCTTTTGATCAGTGCTA contains the following coding sequences:
- a CDS encoding methylenetetrahydrofolate reductase gives rise to the protein MQVAQNINEAGQFFSFEFFPPKDKSTWPVFMERAARLAALKPLFASVTYGAGGTSHDNSLEICSLLKKDMGIDILAHLTCVGASEQSIDEFVSRLCETGVSDILALGGDGVKDANGEGQSRFFHASDLVEYVDDKFSEVGIAVAGYPGGHPESPSIAKDIEIHNSKLSKGADFTMTQLFFDNRLYFDYVDRLAELGSTAPVIPGVLPIQSLSSLRRIMSLCGAGIPGDLYCGVEKAFEKGGDEAVMEFGFDFARKQISDLLDRGAPGVHIYSLNRAAMCERLITDLKGDGYFN
- a CDS encoding ABC transporter permease, whose amino-acid sequence is MYKFPKTLEIPLADWVNTAMTWVMDNWGSFFDALGHVLLQMLIALQQFFLMIPWFVMIIGVGAVGWWLLGSWKRGLGMSAMLFVIGCFGYWKLTMMTLALVTGAVAISLLVGIPVGIWMARSDRVETIIKPILDAMQTMPSFVYLIPVMMLFGLGKVPALFATIIYSMPPIIRLTNVGIREVPKDVIEAARAFGATPMQTLFKVQLPLARPTIVVGINQTTMMALAMVVVASMIGAKGLGMEVLVAINRIDIGMGFEAGLSIVFLAIIIDRLTHAMAVRNTHDAQ
- a CDS encoding ABC transporter substrate-binding protein encodes the protein MNTIKSHAMLWVAGFVFAAIISIMPVNSAQAADKPVIFADLNWDSIQIHNRIAGFIIEHGYGTEVEYIPAGTAIAYEAIMRDDMDVDMESWTSNSQHLYDKGIKAGTLFDLGPNFKDAREGLMVPTYMIKGDPKRGIKPMTPDLKTVADLAKYPEYFKDPEDPSMGLIYSGVTGWTATQKTEQKLKNYGLDDNFNFLAPGSDAALAGSMVSAYKRGKGWVGYYWGPTWVMGMIDMTFLEEAPYDPKVWNDTRLCLYPNSDVNIIVGKSLMERAPEIIEMFKKYETTMAMTNECLAYMKNENASLEEVAEWFLKTKEDVWTKWVSADRAAKIKAALN
- a CDS encoding quaternary amine ABC transporter ATP-binding protein, coding for MKKLVVENVTKIFGTNPQKGLKLVREGLDKETIFNQTGLSVGVNQASFSANEGELLVIMGLSGSGKSTLVRCINRLIEPTDGRILVDGVDITTLDAPEMRKLSQKKLGMVFQNFALLPHKTIYENVEFGLDLMGKPADEKRKVSEAMLAQVGLDGWGNSYPSQLSGGMQQRVGLARALALDPDILLMDEAFSALDPLIRRDMQDELIKLQKRMHKTIIFISHDLDEALKLGDRIVLMKDGIIVQTGTPEEILTEPANDYVRRFVEDVDATKVLTAENVMKKAEAVVYVAADGPRAALRKMRKNSISSIFALNADDNLLGIVHAADAAKAVESGDKKLEDIIKPARSVSAETPALELYPMMSESDWPLAVIDTNNEFIGVVVSGNLIAAVAEYGPDPSI